In Lytechinus pictus isolate F3 Inbred chromosome 13, Lp3.0, whole genome shotgun sequence, the DNA window AACGGGTGTGAAAGGGGCGCAGAACAAGTTCGTACAtggggcactgattcgagaaacGGCACTTGCAAGGGGGCAAATGCATGCTCACATGCATATAAAACGGGCCCTTCTCgatcaggtgaaaggggcacagaacacgttcgagaGGGGGCATTTTGGGGTTATAAGAATTGGCACTTATAATAAGTGGCACTTAATTGGTAACACCTAACAAAGGTCCTCCTCAGGTAaaaggggcacagtacacgttcgtgagggggcaatTTTCTTGCGTAACAAAGGGcactttttcagtgcttcaaaaggTGGAggcactgtgccccccccccccccggccccagGATCACTGACCCtggaaggaaaagaaagtaaagggagagaggaagaaataaagaaaagagagatCAAATAATGAGAGAAGGAAAAGGGATcgggagagaaaagaaaggaacTGAAGGGAAAGATACtgagaaaaaattaaaagattaGAAATTAAGAGAatgggagaagaaagaaaaggggaagggaAAATACATATAGAATGAGAAGCAAAAGAATGAAAACtgaagggaagaagaaaaaaggggaagagaAGTTAACCTTGGTCATAACCTCTGCCTATTAAGGGGGTCATAACCAGTATCGAGATGTCTagcattttgagcaatgttatcaggaaaaaaaacaattttttaatcgatatttattttccttttctgataatggaacaaaaaataatagaatCACGTAGAGAGGCCTATAATTATTTGAATCGGGGACTGTCTGTGTCGGACTCCTTGGTAGAGCCAGCCACAgaacatagtgaatctagtctcactactcagactctgcattatgcactatgcgaattgcgaaaaccaagggtctgcaccactatgaccccccccccccccgacacaATCAAAGGAAGCTATAGGGAAGTAAAAGAGAAattacactgttagaaaaatttCCGTTTTTTAACGGAAAAAGTCCGGCAGCAGAATTTccggactttttttttttttccgtaaatttacagaaaGTGGTAATTTATGGAAAAGTTCTGTAAAATATACAAGATTCCGTAAATTACAATTCTTGAAAATACGGACTTTATTTACGGAAactttacagaaaatttacataaattaacatgattccgtataaataattaacggaaaaaaaaaatttgtccggaaattttgctgccggaattttttttttttgtccgtaATTTTACGGATTCCTTTTCCGTAAAATTACCGTACTTTTACAGATTCCCATGAAAAATACGGATTTTATGTacggaaattttacagaaaatttacgtgaattaacatgattccgtataaataattaacggaaaaaaaaaatttgtccggaaattttgctgccggaattttttttttttgtccgtaattttacggattccttttccgtaaaattaccgtacttttacaaattcccatgtaaaatatggatattatttacggaaattttacagaaaatttacgtgaattaacatgattccgtataaataattaacgggaaaaaaaaatttgtccggaaattttgctgccggaatttttttttttaatccgtaattttacggattccttttccgtaaaattaccgtacttttacaaaattcccatgtaaatttacacatttccgtaaaaaaacaagtttacagaattcttaaattttttacagatattttttaatcagtagaTACCTTACAATAGGAACGCTGATTTGCTATTTAAACATGTACTCCCAAACACATGGTAGATTGTATGAATGCATTCACTTAAGGCCTGAACAAACATTGTGTTGCCCTTTTCTGACCTGGACAAATCGGGCCAgcttttttcaattatttttttcatactatTACTAAGCTTACTATTTCTAGAATAAAACATGGCAACAGTgattgtgtctcgcccactcatgaaaataaccagaaatatcgtgatttgcgagggcacacaacataattgtattgaaacttcattgtgaaatgactgggatggaataacacttgtcataagagccttgcacataaactttaatgttgacctgtaaattcaattcaattcaaaatggtttattaaaaatcctttctttgcggcaaaagccgaattgcgaaaatttacatttcaaacaaaatcatcaataacaaggtaaaaaaaacttatagtactacgaacaaatttcaatatagacatatgtaacaaagtatatcataaataaatttaaattgatactcactgatcaataaaaaaaaatgaaaaatattcaaaatacatgtaaatatgagtGGATAGAGGAAATGAATTGGAAAGCAGAAAGGAATAGAAATAgtggaagagagaagagaggcagagaaagagagagagaagagaagaaattgatggtggaagggaaacagagagaaaagggcgaagaagcaattcaattcaattcaattcaattcatttattttctctttcaatctttttacatttacaatgatagttcaatatacatatttacaaaatataacatttaaatcattttttataatacaataataccatgaaatcgaaagggaaggagaccaactaaaaagcagagcttgcagggtgaaggcccccttttataagtaaattttatgaataaaaaataagattaaattaagaaataaacaatatatatcaaatgaataaaaaataaacaaataaaaataaaaataaataaataataataaaaataaatgattcagtatacactgtatacagaaatcataaaacgattaaacatatatacaaagagaaattaataaacacatttacatattaagttctgaattacattactttgggaaaaaacgataatctaatatgctgcaataatacatattttggcaatttttatgacttcaattcaaatattaagTTTACGACTAGATATCAGTGAATAATTGCtcatatatgaaagaaaaatattttgattaacaaagtaaaatgaaatgaaatgaaacttgaGTTCGCCAACATAAAGAGAACTCAACATTAGAATTAGTATGTAATCTgcattttataaaaaacaatcttttaatgatatcacattttaaGAGTCCAATGAATGATGAGTTCTTTAATTCTCAGCCATTCGtagtttgatattattatacatgtaacgaTAGGGgaagatatatacaaaaaaaactaCTCCTTGTAATCAATTCTTTTagagttaaaggtaaatgctagttttggtaacgatatcaaaatgagttcgtacagaatccaatgaaatgaccaccaaagtgtctgtttgtataaataaaacatatgtgccaaaggattctggaagaaattgtgtaattgctgagaaatcagcaaataagcacaggattcgggtagagcgtcgggcccgacattcgaagcaataattatacactgtcccacgtgcgcttatctgtgttggggatcttcagcctgaacatttttcagcgtagatttcaagatttcacaaagttcagtttatgtaactgtaccagatctagatcctcgatgattaatgacaattaagccttgttttacagactttctcatgaaaacagtgtttactgcaactactggaatttctctttaaggtgCCGAATCAACGAGGGCAAGGGGCTATTTCTATATCGTGAAGTTCGACATCGCATCTCTACTGTTCCGGCCAAGCTTCTAGTCTGATATTGACAAGTCCTATTTTGAGGTAGAAGGTGATACAGTTTAGACGTGGGGATTTGCATAGACTTCGCAAACGCAAGACAAAGAGTTTGATCCATCTATCTTCAAGAGACATCAGTTCTGACTGGAGTAAAGCATGCTCATATGAAGAATATGCTGCTCCAAAAATGATTCTAAGGGCACGTTTCTGAATACGTTCGATGACTTGTACTTGTTGTTTTGTTAGTGCTCCTGACCATACAGGTACAGCATATTCAACAACTGGTCTCACGAAACTAGTATATACAACTATAAGGTCCTGAAATTACAgactatgatatttcaaagtgcGAAGAACATATAAACGACTATTTGCGCGCTTGACCATATATTCAACATGTGTAGACCATTTCAAATCCGACTGGATTGCTACGATGCAGTGACACATCATGGAGTGAGAGCACCGTCGGGTTTGGTACATTTCTACAAAAACTTTGAacactttgaccttaccatgtgacctccgactgcagcataatatgcaggtcgcctaagtacatctaccatccaagtttggttgaaaagtgacttacggttgcggagttaggtgtgcTGCCAGGCCATCTGGCAACGATGCTTGTTATTTTCCCAGCCTGATCACAAACAACCTAGCAGAAGACAAAAGAGGAATATCAAATCTTACATTCATAACTGTCTCTATATCGTTCTGGGcacttaattttcaattttctttgggACATCCAATGGGAGCACACAACAATTGAGTTTTGCAAGTttatcacatatttggaatgcaATTTTAACATGCATGCACATAAAAATTATTGGTGTGCTTTCCATGTTAGGTTGATTTATCCAACAATCACCCCACCCTTCCACTGCTTCAATTGCTCAGTActtgcacacacaaaaaaaaaaatatatatgctaCAGAATTAActactcattttaaaaattgccCAATCAAATACGAATCGAATAATGACTATAAATGAAACTGAAGTGATAGGAAATCCtaggaaagaaaattaataactTTATACAAAATAGTACATTGTTCTAGTTATAGTAATTTAAGTGGCTTTCACATTTGCTTGTATTAGCAATTGCAATCATTTGATCACAATATATGTCGCACACAATCACAAAGGTTGCAAGCAGTCTCAGCACTAATTGTGAAAAGGGCCTAAGAAAGGGTATAATTAATCTAACCTGAACATTGATCGAGTATCTATTCTTCCTGTTGAGGAAGTATATTGCCTGATCCCCACCAGGGCTCCTGATGTAGACATGTGTCCCATCAATTGCACCTATCACTCCTGGAAATCTGCAGTACTGGAAGAACTGTCGCTGAGTTGCTTCAACTTCTTCTCTTGTCGAAGGAAACTTCATGTATTGCCTTTTCCTTCTTGCTATAGCTTCTGACACATCTTTGATGATTCGACACATTGATGACTGTGATATTGCTGCCTCATCACCATGCATCTTTTGAAATGATcctgtaaaatcaaacaaaccatATGGTTGATAGGTCATTGTTTCGAGgtaattttaaaacatttcattacaCATACAGATGATACTTCtgatgacaaaaaaattaagcacATATTTCATAAGAATATTCATCTTTTACAAATATCTGACAATTTTCTGCAATTCATTTTAACAAGTGGAAGGCCTCTTGCAGTGTCGCCATCatacgcgattcgatatagcagcagtactgacttcaaaaacagctattgaataatgtttattttctgccccgtgcttttgactttttaccttgatgtttttgcacatctattgataaaaaatcaaaaaaattggTCAGTACCCCCAAAGTGTACCACTATATAACATGGCATACATGGTATTTCCCATACATAGTAGATGTCTATGTGTGATCATTCACAtgattataattcaaataaaaaaacatttctaaaTATTCATTTGGAACTTATGATAATCatgtggaaaccaactcgcatatctaatgagctgtgacctttgacctgcggactccgaattcgaactgagcctgtattttggtgtcctatacctacacaccaaactttttttatccattacatatttttttacttattgcgcggaaaccaagtggggggcggacggacaggggcaatgcatgaccatccaggcgccattttgtaaatttctagtccatttgcatactatTCCTAATCCCATCCTTACTCTcttatcctgcatgctacacacttctaacaaattgctgtaGATTGTTTAAGAGTTGCTCTTCATATGAAAATATGACTTGCCCTTGAAAATGCcgtcttcatgccctaaattcaaatccgaaatagtctacattaaaaaaaaatcatatttattgaaatgtaaagtaggaaaatcataaaatggccgtaacttccttgtttttatttattttggtctGATTTGGGAACATGCTTCCTTATTCATCtgtttttacgcatcagtgaccattacctttagaaatagcgccctctattgcaaagtggaataatagtaaaatggccatcacttacttgttttcatttatttcagtttcatattttcagggttgaCTTACGATAGTccaaattcaattgtttttttttttcattttacacatCAATGACCATTATCTTaaaaaatagcgccctctattgcaaactaaagaaatattatAATGGCCATGACGATAAGTTCctagttttcatttatttcggtctcatattttcagggtatgCTTATGGCATCATCCCtcataatccatgtttttttacgcacatcagtgaccattacctttaAGAAATAGCGCTCTCTattaaaaagttggaaaacagTAAAATGGCCATCACTTCCTTGTTTCCATTTATCTTGGTATCACTTTTTTAGGGTTTGCTAATGGCATCATCCCTCAtatgcaaaatgttttttttacgcatcagtgaccattgcctataaaaatagcgccctcttaatattttgaaaatgtatatccTCAGGAGTTTTCTCTTTATCTCCTTCTGTTTCTTGCCCTCCATAAAATCAcaggcgtcaatgcatgcacattgtTCTGATACAATTGCAGCTctagttttttgtgtgtatgttcaTCTCGAGTTGTTAtctatgtgccaaatttcatagcTTTTCATCGCAACACAGCCaagtttcggggggggggtgggggtgatcTGCCAATTTAGAGTTAATGACGAATTTATAACTCTAACCTGACATAACAGTTCTAACAGCAGAAACAGCAGAGCTTCACTCCTGCTGTGGTAGTTTTGGAATTTTTAAGCATGCAATTCATAGGTACTTGACTGTTTGCTTAAATGATACTCTTACTTATGTGATCCCTCTCTGATTTCTagatattgtcatcatcatcaactttgtCTGGAGTCCTAAAATTAATAGAAACAACCTCAGTCAAATAGATTTAACAGTGCCCAGAAACattcaataatcatttaatTCAATTACTCACCCACTGCATGAAAACGGAGAGCCGTCAACACCTGCAAATAAACGGGAAGTGGATCATTCCTCTGTGTGTCCCTCTTCAATTCGGCTTCCAGCATGTTGATGATGTAAATGACGGTTTCTTTTGACAGTCGATACCGATCTCGAAATGGCCCATCCTCATACGATTCCGATGGATTTCTAGCATCCCGTAGCCCACGACGTGGTCTTGGCAAAGGtagctgtacatgtatgcagaagagttgaatattatttttaattcttttattttgtgatctttATAAACGTTCCAAACAGTGAACATGTGCATGTAGATTTGATTACACATCTACCAACATAATAACTGCAATCTTAATTGTCTTCCCAAgattaacaaaaattacattcaaaatgttatttcaagttttcatttgttatctcatcaaatcatttcaataatacttttaaacaaattaaaacaatgtaAACCAAATTTATCAATCATACCTCTCTTAGCAATTCAAGGTTGTGAAGGTGATGGAGATAATCCATGGGTATAGGTAGATGTCAACCGACGACGTAATTCTGTGAAACAATTGTCAAATAAcaacacaaacattattttttaataaataccgGTAGGCAAATAATTTGaaacatatacatataaaaataattcattggtTTATCACTTTATACAGATCTCATagtgaatgataaataaaacaaaaacattgtaatCATTTGTGCGAGATGCCtttaaaaattaaagtttttttttttgggggggggcgctaTATTTTCTCTATTTGCAAGTGATATGAAAAAGATTTTAGAACGAAATTTAAGTAATCAACTCTTTAATATTTCAGCCTCTAAAAATTGGCCTGTGCCGAAAGCAAAAGAAAggtatatttttaaatgcaatttAGGCAAATTGAAAAAATCGGCCATGAATAGTGACGTGTGAGGAAATAGATACTGGCTCAAAATCAACAATTTAGAGGATAACcagaggatggacacggagtgaaatacgggtgaagagtaagaaattaagctatttttctttctctttatattttttgttacgatttttacaataaataacatttccatcggccaccccacctttgtcactcggaatatccgatcgagttcaccgtcccgaagtttgggtaggtggagtgtagtgtagcggtagtgaagtggagtggagcctgcgcGAACTTCGCTTGAGGTATTACTAGATCTAACTAACTGTAGttgacattgggtgatttcaagttcggtgttggtgttgagagcgtaaaaaggccgctgaaccgagctccaacaccgagctgggactgggttcagaggaatgaTACCAATGGCGTTATCgatagcacatgacgtcacgcctctgcgctgcgctgctaaatcatctcaacttcacgcgagaagtctcgacgacgaaaatgaaatcggaaagaaatgcattaaattctcatcgtacagaatacatgtaccaatgttttaattaattcaagaattcaaaagagtgaacattattctttatcaaaatatatacagctcAAATGATTTGTTCTACTACGTACTACTagctcatcttaactgtaaaagctaattttacggggatgtttcatcgtgtttgccgcctgttcacgagcttgagattgccaacaccaacaccgaacttgaaaccatgattttcccaatccctgggggttggtgttggtgaatggggaaattgcacgtagatcgtcaacaccagccgcagtgctgggttcagcagacgacattcaacacgaactgccggaaatacgtcatattttccgaggtcaatcccaattaacaccagcctgatttcaagtacggtgttgtggctggtgttgtcacaacaccaacaccagatttcaacactgtacttgagttgaaatcacccattcaaTGCCATTGTCATTGACATtgtcattgatttgatttagaaTTAGATCATCTAGGCTACCGGCTAGGCCCTAATCTAATCTAGGCCTACCCCAAGTTTAAATAAGTTTAATTgcacaaatttaatattttgaggtttatattttcatcttgacatttacaaatgaagatacaaatgaatatataaatggcatcataatataaaatatCCTTGTGAAGCTCATATAACAAGCTTGGCCCACGGCTTCGCACCTTCGATTCAATTCGTTCAACCACAGTGTCAAAATATCCAACACTCAAATGCACCAATGGGACTGTAGCAGCGCGTACGCGACGATACATTGCATCGTCTGGACTCGTCAATGCCAAAACCTTGTTCGTAATCATGAAAACCAACactattaatttcatataactgCATAAAACGTATCAATATATTCCAGAGAGGCACAGCAGAAATTTCTTTTAcgaattcaaagcaaaatacttaCGAATTTCTGATCAAGAAGATCACTTGACACATCCAAGACCGGAAGGAAAATTCTCATTGCTTCGCGGGCTTTTCACAAACTTCTCaagtgcgcatgctcgaaaaagaaaacttatcattaacttgatttttctgtaaattttacaaagtttccgtagaaattgcactttccacatattacgaattaatctgttaaatcgtgtctgtaaacttacatctactttacagtaaatttacaaagatgtatcgtaaacgtctcgatccttacgtcagtaaatttaccattataacctgatttttctgtaaattttacaaattttctgaagaaattgcactttacacatattacaaattaatctgttaaatcttgtccataaacttacatctactttacagtaaatttacaagatgtatcgtaaacgtctcctttcaataatgatcttcactacaattacgggcaggggcgtagacaacgggggggatgagggggatgcatcccccccacctcacaaggtgggggggatggcatgtacaatcatcccccccaggttttggggaatgatatttggttacttaataagtcataatgatgataataatagtaataataataatgataacaattataatattaataataataataattatgatgatgataataataatcctcatcattattgtaattgtgtttattgttattagccgcattcacacggtgaaagccaattcagacggtaaaaaaaaagaaaatcttacaagtatttaCTGGGCAGGAACGAAAAGAGGCGCAAGATATTTGGTTTCTAAGACACAAATTTGCAAGACTACAAAAGTAAAACTGACTAAGAGAccgatatgtttgtttgttgagcCATGAATGCTCCTTAAGTAAGTTTACCAACTTACCGCATGTCTCTATTATCTGATTAGCAACTGTTAATCAAGCTGTTTTTGGTATGGGAATGAAGcaacaacttttttcttttcatcgagACTACTTTTCAGGCACGAACCGAGTACTAGCAATACCTTCTCATATATGATAtgtatcatatttatttatttatttattggtttatatcagattatattacaggtatatgatatttatacatatatatatacattatatgcatttatttatttatttatctatatatttatatacacgttattttctcaagtcggtttttattgaaatacatgtgtggtCTGGCCCACTCGTGTTATAGGCATtatacattgtgtgcaaaatgcatcagcgcaatctaaaacagaatagaaaatgaatgtgatacaaCAGTATACATGATAATTCGTGACAGAGAGTACCATACTACTATCTTTATAAcaagtattattcaaacaaacatatataattatgtataatcatgaattgttcaacttcatgctcccactatatgactattgttacactaatactgatatcaggactgactggtatacattagtttgttgttaagcttgcagcagctacatcttttctgtattgttaactatttatttatttttgttttatttaagatgcactttgttttgtattcatttaaagtatgttgattgatgcatgaagacataagtttgaaatgtttaaagaagtttgtttcatgtaaagcgcagtgtgaatttaccctgtcttgaaatgcgagataaaaggaacctattagtattagcattattatttgtattagtattattttttatttgtattattattattattattattattattattattattattattattattattattattattattattattattattattattattattactattataagactgagatcaaatagaagtaaataatgccctaatttgaaacgatgcaatgccgttatggttccgatttcttcacaaacttacagagcagtattgttactccatggatcatagtgatactgtttatgttttttgtatctgtatgttaatgagccgccagccaatatccatctatggatactatgcctgtttctttgaggtaaaaaaaagcatagtatgtacgtactcattatgctttataatgaacagacatattgttatttgtttgttgtttatgtgttctattcacaaatggccacagaggctgttttcattcataaccacatacccatatcaagacaacaaagactatacctgcgtgtacacagttgacattggttttttttctgaagaggtgtaacagcaaaattcacagagataaataaatacgtagtgtggttcaatatgcaatactatgtgtcagtccattctgtattcgtatgccacggtgtgtagatcttgtcgatgtatgtctgtccattcaaggcgtagtatgtgtgtggtgcgcgcacccgtgtgtgtgtgtgtggggggggtgagtgtgtgtgtgtgtgcgtgcgcgcttgtgtgtgttattttacctcattcagtatgcatcagattgcacgatttcaagttcaaaattgcaaaagctccctaccgtcggaggggggacacccccctcccacaccctccccccgctcggtcgcttcgctccctcgctcgggcgcttcgcgccctcactagcgttggcagcccagtcatcccccccaggtgtacgaacctgtctacgccactgaTTACGGACaatgtcagtaaatttatcattaacctgatttttctgtaaattctacaaagtttccgtagaaattgccatttctgttaaatcttgtccgtaaatttacagctacctttctagtaaatttacaaagatttgtaccgtaaaccactaaaCGTCTCATTTCTGagattaatttttaatatatatatgtaaagtggaatttctacggaaaatttgtaaactttacagaaaaatcagg includes these proteins:
- the LOC129276234 gene encoding putative nuclease HARBI1 codes for the protein MDYLHHLHNLELLRELPLPRPRRGLRDARNPSESYEDGPFRDRYRLSKETVIYIINMLEAELKRDTQRNDPLPVYLQVLTALRFHAVGSFQKMHGDEAAISQSSMCRIIKDVSEAIARRKRQYMKFPSTREEVEATQRQFFQYCRFPGVIGAIDGTHVYIRSPGGDQAIYFLNRKNRYSINVQVVCDQAGKITSIVARWPGSTPNSATVSHFSTKLGW